Part of the Erwinia amylovora genome is shown below.
CGTTTAACCGACGCTCATTCAAGGTGGTGTCGACCACGATAAGCGTAGCCCGTTTTCGACAAAACTGACGCCATTTTCCCGGTGACGCATCACTGGCCGTACCGCGCGAGGCAGAAGGGGGCTGGTCATCAGGGGGGGGCTTAGTGATGGTAGTACGGAAACAAAAAAAGAGCCGTACGGCTCTTTTTTTGATGGTTTGCAGAGAGCATAACAGATCTGCAAACTGAATTTGGAGCGGGAAACGAGACTCGAACTCGCGACCCCGACCTTGGCAAGGTCGTGCTCTACCAACTGAGCTATTCCCGCTTGGGTGGTGCTTTCACTGCTAAAATTTGGAGCGGGAAACGAGACTCGAACTCGCGACCCCGACCTTGGCAAGGTCGTGCTCTACCAACTGAGCTATTCCCGCTTAGGCGCAACGATGTAAATTCATCACCGTTACGGGTTGCGCATTATACGAGGATTTGCCCGTACCGCAACCCCGGCAACAAAAAAATTTCAGATCTAACCTCTGACTGCCGACTAAAACAGCAGAATGGCGTTTTAATCAGCATTTTAAACCGGGTTGCCGCGTTGAGCCGGTGCGGTTAACCGGCCTGCGGCGGCGCCAGCTGAATAAAGTGTTCGCGGTAGTAAGCCAGCTCCGCCACCGACTCCCGAATGTCATCCAGCGCCTGATGAGTGCCCTGCTTCTTAAAGCCCGCCAGGATATCCGGCTTCCAGCGGCGCGCCAGCTCTTTTAACGTGCTGACATCCAGGTAACGGTAGTGGAAATACGCTTCCAGCTGCGGCATATATTTAAACAGAAAGCGGCGATCCTGGCCGATGCTGTTGCCACAAATGGGTGAACTGTTAGCAGGCACCCACTGTTGCAGAAATTCAATGGTTGCCAGCTCGGCGGCACGGTCATCGACCTGGCTGGCCTTTACCCGCTCCACCAGCCCGCTATTGGTATGGGTACGCACGTTCCACTCGTCCATCAGCCCCAGCTGCGCATCGGACTGATGTACGGCAAATACCGGTCCTTCAGCAAGGATATTCAGATCGGCATCGGTCACCAGCGTGGCGATTTCAATAATACGGTCCCGTTCCGGGTCCAGCCCGGTCATTTCAAGATCAATCCAAATCAGGTTATTAGCATTTGCTGTCATAGTGCGTCTCGGCGGCATCGTAGTGAATTAAGGTGTATGATAGACGTTTTGCCCTGCCAGGGCGAAATATGCCGAAACGGTGTGAGGAAAAGTGAGTAAAAACAAACTCTCCAAAGGTCAGCAACGTCGCGTCAGCGCCAACCACGATCGTCGCCTGAAGCAACGTGCAGATAAACCCGAACCGGACGACAATCTGTTCGGCGAAGCGCGCGACGGCGTGGTGATCAGCCGGTTTGGTATGCATGCCGACGTAGAAGATGCGGATGGTTCCGTGCACCGCTGTAATATCCGCCGTACCATTCGCTCGCTGGTGACCGGTGACCGGGTGCTCTGGCGGCCGGGCGTTGAGGGCGGTGCCACCGTTAAAGGGATTGTCGAAGCGGTACATGAGCGCACCTCGGTCCTGACCCGCCCTGATTTCTACGACGGCGTAAAACCGATTGCTGCCAATATTAATCAAATCGTGATTGTTTCAGCGATTTTGCCGGAACTGTCGCTGAATATTATCGACCGTTATCTGGTCGCCAGTGAAACCCTGAACGTGGAACCGCTGCTGGTGCTGAACAAAACCGACCTGCTCGACGATGAAGGCCGCGAGTTTGTTGATGAGCAGATGGAAATCTACCGCCATATCGGTTACCGCGTGCTGATGGTTTCCAGCCACAAAAAAGAGGGGCTGCGTGAGCTGGAAGGTGCGCTGACCGGCCGCGTCAGCATTTTCGCCGGTCAGTCGGGCGTGGGTAAGTCCAGCCTGCTGAACGCCCTGTTGGGCCTGGAACTGGGCAGCGAAGAGATCCTGACCAACGATGTTTCCGATGTCTCTGGCCTTGGCCAGCACACCACCACCGCCGCCCGCCTGTACCATTTCCCGCACGGCGGCGATGTCATCGACTCCCCCGGCGTGCGAGAATTTGGTTTGTGGCATCTTGAACCGGAACAAATCACCCGGGGATTTGTCGAATTTCGAGATTACCTCGGCGGTTGCAAGTTCCGTGACTGCAAACATGATACCGATCCGGGCTGTGCGATCCGTGCAGCAGTAGATAAAGGCGAAATCGACGAGTCACGCTTCGTCAATTACCACCATATCCTGGAAAGTATGTCCGAAGTGCAGGCGAAGACCCGCCGCAGCTTCTCGGCGGATAAAGAGTGAAAACCCGCTGAGGTAACCGTCATAGTCTGAAACCCCGGGCGCTGATACAATCCGCACCCCTTCAATTTTGCAGTTCGCTTAAGCCAGGAGGCTAACGTGTTAGATCGTATTAAACTCGGCTTGAATCATTTACTGCCCAAAAAAGCCCTGACCGAACTGGCCGGCTGGGGAGCCAGCAAGCGTGCCGGGTGGTTGACCAAAGCGGTCATCGATGCTTTCGTCTGGTACTACAAGGTTGATATGAAAGAGGCGCAGAAACCTGATACCGCCAGCTATCGTACCTTCAATGATTTCTTCGTGCGCCCGCTACGCGATGAAGCACGCCCGATTGAAACCGACCCTAACCTGCTTATTTTGCCGGCCGATGGCGCTATCAGCCAGCTCGGCACGATTGAAGACGACCAGATTTTTCAGGCGAAGGGCCACACCTATTCGCTGGAAGCACTGCTGGCGGGCAATGCCGCCATGACCGATATGTTGCGCAACGGCGAGTTTGTTACCACGTACCTTGCGCCGCGCGACTATCACCGCGTGCATATGCCTTGTAACGGTATTCTGCGCGAGATGATCTACGTGCCGGGCGATCTCTATTCAGTCAACCCGCTAACGGCACAACATGTCCCCAATCTATTTGCCCGTAACGAGCGCGTCATCTGCCGCTTTGATACTGAATTTGGCCCGATGGTGCAGATTCTGGTGGGCGCAACCATTGTCGGCAGTATCGAAACCGTTTGGTCGGGAACCGTTACGCCACCGCGTGAAGGCGTGATTAAACGCTGGAGCTGGCCGGGTGCCGAAGAAGATGGGTCGGTGGTATTGCTCAAGGGACAGGAGATGGGCCGCTTCAAACTCGGCTCGACGGTGATTAACCTGTTTGCCGCCGGTAAAGTGAAACTGGCTGAACACCTGACGGCAGGAAGTCAAACCCGTCTTGGCGCACCGCTGGCCACCGCGCTACAGAAAGAGAGCGCTGAAGACGTCCTTCATCACCCATAGCGGGATAGCCATGTCACGTCTGATTCTGACTCTTTTGTTAGGCTGGAACTTGCTCCAGCCAGTTTATGCCGCCAGCGTACCGGATGCGCAGCAGATCAAACAGGAACTTGAGGAGGCCAGGTCCAACAAAACCAGTGCGAATCAGACGGCGATTGTCGACGCGTTGCAGTCCACGCTGAACTGGCTGGAAGAACGCCAGCAATCCCTCGACCGGGCACAGGATTATCAGCAGGTTATCGATAACTTCCCCAAACTGTCGCGAGAGCTGCGCCAGCAGATCGCCACGCAGACTGACAGCAGAAAACCGCTGCGCAGCAGCATGAGCGCCGCCGATCTTGAGCAGGAGATCCTGCTGGGTAGCAGCCAGCTGCTGGAGGAGAGCCGCCAGGTTCAGCAAGAACAGGATCGCGCCAGGGAAATCAGTGACTCCCTTTCTCAGCTACCGCAGCAGCAAACCGAAGCGCGTCGTGCACTGGGCACTATTGAGCGCCGCCTGCAGGGGCAGCCATCCCCTTCTACCCCGGCAGGCCAGGCACTGCGGGCACAAAGACAGGCTGAATCCGCCGCGCAGAAGGCGCGGGTAGATGAACTGGAGCTGGCGCAACTGTCGGCCAATAACCGTCAGGAACTGGCGCGCATGCGCGCTGAAGTGCACCAGCGCAAAGCTGCCGAGCTGGACGGCTGGCTGCAAGAATTGCGCAACCAGCTAAACAACCTGCGCCAGCGCGAGGCCGAGCTGGCGTTAGCACACACCGAGCAGCTGGCAGAAGACAGCGGGGATATGCCGCACGGCATTACCGAACAGTTCCGCATTAATCGGGAGCTGTCCGCAGCGCTGAATCAGCAGGCGCAGCGTATGGATCTGGTGACCTCGCAGCAGCGCACCGCCGCCAATCAAACCATTCAGGTTCGTCAGGCGTTGAGTACTATCCGCGAACAGTCGCAGTGGCTGGGCGTGTCGAACGTGCTGGGTGAAGCGCTGCGCGCACAGGTCGCCCGATTGCCTGAGATGCCCAAACCGCAGCAGCTGGATAACGAAATGGCCGAGCTGCGCGTCAAACGCCTGTATTACGAAGATCTGCTGGAACAGCAGCCATCGCTGCGTCAGCTGCGCCAGGATGACAACAGTAACCTGACCAGCGAGCAGGAGCGCATTCTCACCGCGCAGTTGAAAACCCAGCGTGAACTGCTGACCTCGCTGCTTTCCGGCTGCGATACCCTGATTCTGGAAGTCACCAAGCTGAAAGTAGGTAACAGCCAGCTGGTGGATGCGCTCAATGAAGTGAAGGAAGCCACCCACCGTTATCTGTTCTGGACCGCTGACGTCAGTGCGTTAAGCTTCAGCTATCCGCTCGAACTGGCGCACGATCTTAAGCGCCTGCTGTCGCTTGATACCCTCGGTCAGTTGGGGGGAGCGATGGTGATGATGGTCACCAGCCGTGAAACCCTGCTGCCACTTTTCGCCGCCATTGTGCTGGTCGGTTTCAGCATAAGCTCTCGCCGCCACTTCCGCGCATTTCTTGAACGCGCTTCCAGCAAGGTGGGCAAAGTCACCCAGGATCAGTTCAGCCTGACGATACGCACCGTATTTTGGTCAATTTTGGTTGCCCTGCCGCTGCCGGTACTGTGGGCGGCACTGGGTTACGGTTTACAGCATGCCTGGCCCTGGCCGATTGCGGTTGCCATTGGCGACGGCGTCACCGCCAGCGTACCGCTGCTGTGGGCGTTTATGGTCTGTAACACCTTTGCCCGTCAGCAGGGGCTGTTTATTGTACACTTCCGCTGGCCGCGAAATCGCGTCGCGCGCGCAATGCGTTTCTATACGCTGTGCATCGGGCTGGTGGTTCCGCTGGTGATGCTGCTGATCGCTTTCGATAATCTGTCGGAACGCGAGTTCTCACCTACCCTTGGCCGCCTGTGTTTTATTCTGATTTGCGGCGCACT
Proteins encoded:
- the mscM gene encoding miniconductance mechanosensitive channel MscM — translated: MSRLILTLLLGWNLLQPVYAASVPDAQQIKQELEEARSNKTSANQTAIVDALQSTLNWLEERQQSLDRAQDYQQVIDNFPKLSRELRQQIATQTDSRKPLRSSMSAADLEQEILLGSSQLLEESRQVQQEQDRAREISDSLSQLPQQQTEARRALGTIERRLQGQPSPSTPAGQALRAQRQAESAAQKARVDELELAQLSANNRQELARMRAEVHQRKAAELDGWLQELRNQLNNLRQREAELALAHTEQLAEDSGDMPHGITEQFRINRELSAALNQQAQRMDLVTSQQRTAANQTIQVRQALSTIREQSQWLGVSNVLGEALRAQVARLPEMPKPQQLDNEMAELRVKRLYYEDLLEQQPSLRQLRQDDNSNLTSEQERILTAQLKTQRELLTSLLSGCDTLILEVTKLKVGNSQLVDALNEVKEATHRYLFWTADVSALSFSYPLELAHDLKRLLSLDTLGQLGGAMVMMVTSRETLLPLFAAIVLVGFSISSRRHFRAFLERASSKVGKVTQDQFSLTIRTVFWSILVALPLPVLWAALGYGLQHAWPWPIAVAIGDGVTASVPLLWAFMVCNTFARQQGLFIVHFRWPRNRVARAMRFYTLCIGLVVPLVMLLIAFDNLSEREFSPTLGRLCFILICGALSMVTVSLKRAGIPLHLDKEGSGENFINNVLWNVMIAIPMVAALASCVGYLETSQALLARLETSLAIWFLLLVIYHIIRRWMLIQRRRIAFDRARARRAEILAQRARSEEELAAQQTAADNIEIEEPVIDLDAISAQSLRLVRSILTLIALVSVIVLWSEIHSAFGFLENIRLWDVSTTVQGVESLQPITLGSVMIAILVLIITTQLVRNMPALLELALLQHLSLTPGTGYAITTLTKYLLILIGGLTGFALIGIDWSKLQWLVAGLTLGLGFGLQEIFANFMSGLIILFEKPIRIGDTVTIRDLTGSITRINTRATTITDWDRKEIIVPNKAFITEQFINWSLSDSVTRVVLSIPAPAEANSEEVTNVLLTAAQRCSYVLETPQPEAFLVDLQQGIQLFELRIHAAEMGHRMPLRHELHQLILRGFQEHGLEMPFPPFQVRMETFGRKVPASKGVPTARSFKSGGV
- the orn gene encoding oligoribonuclease; translated protein: MTANANNLIWIDLEMTGLDPERDRIIEIATLVTDADLNILAEGPVFAVHQSDAQLGLMDEWNVRTHTNSGLVERVKASQVDDRAAELATIEFLQQWVPANSSPICGNSIGQDRRFLFKYMPQLEAYFHYRYLDVSTLKELARRWKPDILAGFKKQGTHQALDDIRESVAELAYYREHFIQLAPPQAG
- the rsgA gene encoding small ribosomal subunit biogenesis GTPase RsgA, giving the protein MSKNKLSKGQQRRVSANHDRRLKQRADKPEPDDNLFGEARDGVVISRFGMHADVEDADGSVHRCNIRRTIRSLVTGDRVLWRPGVEGGATVKGIVEAVHERTSVLTRPDFYDGVKPIAANINQIVIVSAILPELSLNIIDRYLVASETLNVEPLLVLNKTDLLDDEGREFVDEQMEIYRHIGYRVLMVSSHKKEGLRELEGALTGRVSIFAGQSGVGKSSLLNALLGLELGSEEILTNDVSDVSGLGQHTTTAARLYHFPHGGDVIDSPGVREFGLWHLEPEQITRGFVEFRDYLGGCKFRDCKHDTDPGCAIRAAVDKGEIDESRFVNYHHILESMSEVQAKTRRSFSADKE
- the asd gene encoding archaetidylserine decarboxylase (Phosphatidylserine decarboxylase is synthesized as a single chain precursor. Generation of the pyruvoyl active site from a Ser is coupled to cleavage of a Gly-Ser bond between the larger (beta) and smaller (alpha chains). It is an integral membrane protein.); translated protein: MLDRIKLGLNHLLPKKALTELAGWGASKRAGWLTKAVIDAFVWYYKVDMKEAQKPDTASYRTFNDFFVRPLRDEARPIETDPNLLILPADGAISQLGTIEDDQIFQAKGHTYSLEALLAGNAAMTDMLRNGEFVTTYLAPRDYHRVHMPCNGILREMIYVPGDLYSVNPLTAQHVPNLFARNERVICRFDTEFGPMVQILVGATIVGSIETVWSGTVTPPREGVIKRWSWPGAEEDGSVVLLKGQEMGRFKLGSTVINLFAAGKVKLAEHLTAGSQTRLGAPLATALQKESAEDVLHHP